The following proteins are encoded in a genomic region of Amycolatopsis sulphurea:
- a CDS encoding non-ribosomal peptide synthetase/type I polyketide synthase, translating into MTDAVDSAARDTIAIVGIGCRLPGGASDYRAFWRNLVQGRDCITATPADRYDVATLASGDKDKPGKLVGGRGGYIDGFDEFDPAFFGISPREAEHMDPQQRKLLEVAWEAMEDGGQKPGELAGSDVGVFVGAFTLDYKIVQFADLSFRTLAAHTATGTMMTMVSNRISYCFDFRGPSVSLDTACSSSLVAVHLACQSLQRGETNLALAGGTLLHSAPQYTIAETRGGFLSAEGKSRTFDASADGYVRAEGVGIVALKRLDDALRDGDPVHAVIIGSGVNQDGHTNGITVPNPDAQVRLIEQVCADAGIRPGALQYIEAHGTSTPVGDPLEANALGKALAVGREPGSRCYVGSVKTNIGHTESAAGIAGLIKTTLALKYRQIPPHINLDQVNPAIDLAALPFDIPTELTAWPEHEGPALAGVNSFGFGGTNAHVLLAEAPPRERPAPESPAAAEYHVLPLTTRDPAALSEMAEGIRGELAAAGGTAQAARDIGYTLARRRQHLESRLSIVYSTPESLDERLGEFTHGQAHPHALTGQSGYQRLAWVFTGMGPQWWAMGRRLYESDPVYRSMIERCDQEIGKIAGWSLIKELTAEQAGSQMSETWLAQPANFALQLALAAMWRARGVRPDAIVGHSTGEIAAFYEAGVYTLEDAVKVAIHRSRLQQKLVGTGTMLAVSLSEPEALRRVAPYGDRASVAAINSPTAITLAGDRDALAEIAADLTEEQIFAKFLTVGVPYHSARMEMIKDELLSSLAGLEARPAEVPLYLTARKANAHGTELDAEYWWDNVRHSVYFHAAIDRLVDDGHDLFLEIGPHPVLAYSIKECLAAREADGLTVPSIRREEDEPAQMAMSLAALHNRGVAIDWTTQYPVGEQVPLPRYPWKRDRYWVEPEPVAQIRLGRLDHPLLGRRTAGAEPVWEARLDLEALPYLRDHQIEGTVVFPAAGYLEMAAQAVRALTGAVGAGVSLADIELRKALVLPEADTRAVQLSFSSQDGTFGIATVAGEGQEPTLHATGVVRSQQRREFGPALDLDGIQARGVRHLDGAGCYAELAELGYHYGPAFQGIDEVWLAPGEALARISPAAALDDGAEGHHVHPTLMDSCFQSLLTPLILDEDRTEGIRLPLTIEEIRFEDIGDQPIWAHATFTRKSGSEVTGDIAVYAADGRPLGRVGGFRVGDVEKASMAVGLGTIDGWLAGMTWDELPELETATVGRNLLILADEQGLGDELAALATEAGGTCHLVRQGSCYRSGSGESSVVPGSAEDLGRLLTDLAAEGARFDAIVHLWHLDLPTVDEVVVDRFGEYGTVGGYSLIALAQAVLNSKAAGKLYVVTRGTQAVVAEDAVEPLAAPAWGIGRVLWNQELAGNRGKLIDLDPPGTGGHRDDAQSLLREIAAEDGEDEIALRGDVRFTSRLRQVTELTRPLPPRLRADGSYLVTGAFGALGKLLCRTLVKRGARRLILMGRSRMPERDQWPELDPDTPLGRNAAFVRELEALGAHPILAPLDITDEQALATWLAGYRRAGSPPIRGVFHLAGHVRDTLIAEMDRDVYDSVHDPKVIGAYLLHHHLSAEPLDHFVLFASIASLVTTAGQANYAAGNAFLDALAHHRRARGLPALSLDWGPWATGMISELGLIEHYRNSRGMTSLSPDAGMAVLERVLGQDHAQLLIATVVDWPVFLAWYPEPPTLVTELAAAAGSAESAEGGSLLEEFAAVGEERRGELVTEHLTALVADVLRVPAEQVDLAQNLLALGLDSLLAMELRARIHTELKTALPVVTLLGGTPIGDLVTHICDSLATLVSAEGEGTGGSAVEIFEDETAYPLTQNQKALWFLKQLHPDGFAYNIGGAVEVRVELDPELMFEAYRALVERHPSLRATFTHERGRPVQRISAEANADVALFDVQDRGWDEIYRMIIAEYRAPYDLERDPLIRFRLFKRGVDRWVIVKAVHHVISDAISTFTFIEELLEIYEGLRQGRRVQLPPVTARYLDFLNWQNRFLASPEADRMLAYWRDHLPAEVPMLALPTDKPRPAVQSHNGASEFFALDTDLSARVHAMAQEHNTTVYVVLMAAYYLLLHRYSGQDDVIVGSPVTGRTQEEFASVYGYFVNPLPLRVDLAGDPTVAELLDQVRTTVLNGLDNQEYPFVLLVDKLGLQHDPSRSAVFQAMFILLHHRVATEKYGYRLDYIELPEEEGQFDLTLSVYEDEAAGRFRCVFKYNTDLFLPETMTRIAGHYTTLLGALTSADATAPAKRTELLTAGERQRILRQWSGVRDGVETAVPVHELIGRAAVEHPEAVAVSAPAESGPARRLTYAELDRRSRELAGKLRGLGVGAGSLVGLFLDKTPDLVVAVLAVLRAGGAYLPLDPGYPAERLAYMTGHAGARIVLADRPAPAGLAERVVTLAELAASDVPPADLPSTVDPADPAYVIYTSGSTGEPKAVEVGHHNLATAYQAWRREYRLDTDARVHLQMASFSFDVFTGDLVRALCSGGTLVLIGRELLFNTALLYRTMLDERVDCGEFVPAVVRGLMSYCEREDKRLDFLRLLVVGSDAWKVAEYRRLRALAGEQTRVINSYGLSEATIDSSYFEGTAEDLDPAMMVPIGQPLPGSALYVLDERGEPVPPGVSGELWIGGDGVATGYVDDPELTAQRFVTRSLDGEQVRLYRTGDLARWDSEGAVHLLGRADAQIKVRGHRIEIGEIETRLATWPQLAQAVVTTRTDDGDHGDTVLCAYCVPVPGTELDRHGLRGHLTESLPTFMIPSHFVELAELPLTPNGKVDLAALPTPDGGAGELAHEPPVTLYEQRMAEHWCGLLGLERAGRQQDFFASGGSSIKLIELIYHLQKEFNVTIPVSALFKVTTLHGMAKSLENSVLGRIGSAEPYLRFNPEGPETVFCFPPAGGHGLVYRQFAAHLPERHFVAFNYLVGADKVARYADLVESLQAEGACTVLGYSLGGNLAFEVAKELERRGREVSHVIIMDSYRVPEQFVLRKEHWETFERELSEHLRRHTGSEIVATETANQAKEYLEFSSRTPNTGVTAAPVTVVSDQYKVALYGVEAGGTWHGSSTTSSSVLRGFGEHAEMFDEDYIGDNANLIRAVLAGDPSRGEPPAPRMPVTARLTTSSEVTA; encoded by the coding sequence ATGACGGATGCGGTTGACAGTGCCGCTCGGGACACGATCGCCATTGTCGGTATCGGCTGCCGCCTGCCGGGTGGTGCCTCGGATTACCGGGCCTTCTGGCGCAACCTGGTACAGGGCAGGGACTGCATCACCGCCACGCCGGCCGATCGGTACGACGTGGCCACCTTGGCCAGCGGGGACAAGGACAAGCCCGGCAAGCTCGTCGGCGGCCGCGGCGGCTACATCGACGGTTTCGACGAGTTCGATCCGGCGTTCTTCGGCATCAGTCCGCGTGAGGCCGAACACATGGACCCGCAGCAGCGTAAACTGCTCGAAGTCGCCTGGGAGGCGATGGAGGACGGCGGCCAGAAACCGGGGGAATTGGCCGGTTCGGACGTGGGTGTGTTCGTCGGCGCGTTCACCCTGGATTACAAGATCGTGCAGTTCGCCGATCTGAGCTTCCGGACGCTGGCCGCGCACACCGCGACCGGGACCATGATGACGATGGTCTCCAACCGGATTTCCTACTGCTTCGATTTTCGCGGGCCGAGCGTTTCCCTGGACACGGCCTGCAGTTCCTCGCTGGTCGCCGTGCACCTGGCCTGCCAGAGCCTGCAGCGGGGCGAAACGAATCTGGCGCTGGCCGGTGGTACCCTGCTGCATTCGGCGCCGCAGTACACCATCGCCGAGACCCGGGGCGGTTTCCTCTCGGCCGAAGGGAAATCGCGTACTTTCGACGCGTCGGCCGACGGATATGTGCGTGCCGAGGGCGTCGGAATAGTGGCGCTCAAGCGCCTGGACGACGCCTTGCGCGACGGTGATCCGGTCCACGCGGTGATCATCGGGAGCGGCGTCAACCAGGACGGCCACACCAACGGCATCACCGTCCCCAACCCCGACGCCCAGGTTCGCCTGATCGAGCAGGTCTGTGCCGACGCGGGTATCCGGCCCGGGGCATTGCAGTACATCGAGGCGCACGGCACCTCCACGCCGGTCGGTGATCCGCTGGAGGCCAACGCGCTGGGCAAGGCGCTGGCCGTCGGCCGCGAGCCGGGCAGCCGCTGCTACGTGGGCTCGGTCAAGACCAACATCGGGCACACCGAATCGGCCGCGGGTATCGCCGGGCTGATCAAGACCACGCTGGCGCTGAAGTACCGGCAGATTCCGCCGCACATCAACCTCGACCAGGTCAACCCCGCGATCGACCTGGCTGCGCTGCCCTTCGACATCCCCACCGAACTCACCGCGTGGCCCGAACACGAGGGGCCGGCGCTGGCCGGGGTGAACTCCTTCGGCTTCGGCGGCACCAACGCCCATGTCCTGCTCGCGGAGGCGCCGCCACGTGAACGGCCGGCGCCCGAATCCCCGGCCGCCGCCGAGTATCACGTGCTGCCCTTGACCACGCGCGATCCGGCGGCCCTGTCCGAGATGGCCGAAGGTATCCGGGGCGAACTCGCGGCCGCCGGTGGCACGGCACAGGCGGCGCGCGACATCGGCTACACGCTGGCCCGGCGCCGTCAGCACCTCGAATCGCGACTGTCCATTGTGTACTCGACGCCGGAGTCGCTGGACGAGCGGCTCGGGGAATTCACGCACGGCCAAGCTCATCCGCACGCGCTCACCGGGCAGTCCGGCTACCAGCGGCTGGCCTGGGTGTTCACCGGGATGGGGCCGCAGTGGTGGGCGATGGGCCGCCGGCTCTACGAGAGCGACCCGGTCTACCGGTCGATGATCGAACGCTGCGATCAGGAGATCGGCAAGATCGCCGGATGGTCGCTGATCAAGGAGCTGACCGCGGAGCAGGCCGGCTCGCAGATGAGCGAGACCTGGCTGGCCCAGCCGGCCAACTTCGCCCTGCAGCTCGCGCTCGCCGCGATGTGGCGGGCGCGCGGGGTGCGGCCGGACGCCATCGTCGGGCACAGCACCGGCGAGATCGCGGCTTTCTACGAGGCCGGGGTCTACACCCTGGAAGACGCGGTCAAGGTCGCCATCCACCGCAGCCGGTTGCAGCAGAAGCTGGTCGGCACCGGCACGATGCTCGCGGTCAGCCTGTCCGAACCGGAGGCGCTGCGCCGGGTGGCACCCTACGGCGACCGCGCCTCCGTGGCCGCGATCAACAGCCCGACCGCGATCACCCTGGCCGGGGATCGGGACGCGCTGGCCGAGATCGCCGCGGACCTGACCGAGGAGCAGATCTTCGCCAAGTTCCTCACCGTCGGCGTGCCCTACCACAGCGCGCGGATGGAGATGATCAAGGACGAGCTGCTGTCCTCGCTGGCGGGCCTGGAGGCTCGGCCGGCTGAGGTGCCGCTCTACCTCACCGCGCGCAAGGCCAACGCGCACGGTACCGAGCTGGATGCCGAGTACTGGTGGGACAACGTCCGGCACAGCGTCTACTTCCACGCCGCCATCGATCGTCTCGTCGACGACGGTCACGACCTGTTCCTGGAGATCGGCCCGCACCCCGTGCTGGCGTACTCGATCAAGGAATGCCTGGCCGCGCGGGAAGCGGACGGCCTGACCGTGCCTTCGATCCGCCGCGAGGAGGACGAGCCCGCGCAGATGGCCATGTCGCTGGCCGCGCTGCACAACCGCGGCGTCGCCATCGACTGGACCACGCAGTATCCGGTAGGCGAGCAGGTGCCGCTGCCCCGTTATCCGTGGAAGCGCGACCGGTACTGGGTGGAGCCCGAGCCGGTGGCCCAGATCCGGCTCGGCCGGCTCGATCACCCGCTGCTGGGCCGCCGCACGGCGGGCGCCGAGCCGGTGTGGGAGGCCCGCCTGGATCTGGAGGCGCTGCCCTACCTGCGTGATCACCAGATCGAGGGCACCGTGGTGTTCCCTGCCGCGGGGTACCTGGAGATGGCCGCACAGGCGGTGCGCGCGCTGACCGGTGCCGTGGGCGCCGGTGTGTCCTTGGCGGACATCGAGCTGCGGAAAGCGCTGGTGCTGCCGGAGGCCGACACGCGCGCCGTGCAGCTGTCGTTCTCCTCGCAGGACGGCACGTTCGGCATCGCCACCGTGGCCGGCGAAGGTCAGGAGCCGACCCTGCACGCGACCGGTGTGGTCCGGTCGCAGCAGCGCCGCGAGTTCGGACCGGCCTTGGACCTCGACGGAATCCAGGCCCGCGGTGTACGGCATCTGGACGGCGCCGGCTGCTACGCGGAGCTGGCCGAGCTGGGCTATCACTACGGTCCGGCGTTCCAGGGCATCGACGAGGTGTGGCTGGCTCCTGGCGAGGCATTGGCTCGCATCAGCCCGGCTGCCGCGCTGGATGACGGCGCGGAGGGCCACCACGTCCACCCGACCCTGATGGACTCCTGCTTCCAGTCGTTGCTGACCCCGCTGATCCTGGACGAGGATCGGACCGAAGGGATCCGCCTGCCGCTGACGATCGAGGAGATCCGCTTCGAGGACATCGGCGACCAGCCGATCTGGGCGCATGCGACCTTCACCCGGAAGTCCGGTAGTGAAGTGACTGGCGACATCGCGGTGTACGCCGCCGATGGGCGGCCTCTGGGCCGGGTCGGCGGGTTCCGCGTCGGTGATGTGGAGAAGGCCTCCATGGCCGTCGGACTCGGCACCATCGACGGCTGGCTGGCCGGCATGACCTGGGACGAACTGCCCGAGCTGGAGACCGCGACCGTCGGCCGGAACCTGCTGATTCTCGCCGACGAGCAAGGGCTTGGCGACGAACTGGCCGCGCTGGCCACCGAAGCGGGCGGCACCTGCCACCTGGTGCGCCAGGGCAGCTGCTACCGGAGCGGCTCCGGCGAGTCCTCCGTGGTGCCCGGCTCCGCCGAGGACCTGGGCCGGCTGCTCACCGACCTGGCCGCCGAAGGCGCCCGGTTCGACGCGATCGTGCACCTGTGGCATCTGGACCTGCCGACCGTCGACGAGGTCGTCGTGGATCGGTTCGGCGAGTACGGAACGGTGGGCGGCTATTCACTGATCGCGCTGGCCCAGGCGGTCCTGAACAGCAAGGCCGCGGGCAAGCTGTACGTCGTCACCCGGGGCACCCAGGCAGTCGTGGCCGAAGACGCCGTCGAGCCGCTGGCCGCGCCCGCGTGGGGCATCGGCCGCGTGCTGTGGAACCAGGAGCTGGCCGGCAACCGCGGCAAACTGATCGACCTCGATCCGCCCGGCACCGGTGGTCACCGGGACGACGCGCAGTCGCTGTTGCGGGAGATCGCGGCCGAGGACGGCGAGGACGAGATCGCCTTGCGTGGCGATGTCCGATTCACCAGCCGGCTGCGTCAGGTCACCGAGCTGACCCGGCCGTTGCCGCCCAGGCTGCGCGCCGACGGCAGTTACCTGGTCACCGGTGCGTTCGGTGCGCTCGGCAAGCTGTTGTGCCGCACGCTGGTCAAGCGCGGCGCACGCAGGCTGATCCTGATGGGACGCAGCAGGATGCCCGAGCGCGACCAGTGGCCGGAGCTTGATCCGGACACCCCGCTGGGCCGCAACGCCGCGTTCGTGCGGGAGCTGGAGGCACTGGGCGCGCATCCGATCCTGGCGCCGCTGGACATCACCGACGAGCAGGCCTTGGCCACCTGGCTGGCGGGCTACCGGCGCGCGGGCAGCCCGCCGATCAGGGGCGTGTTCCACCTCGCCGGTCACGTCCGGGACACCCTGATCGCCGAGATGGACCGCGACGTGTACGACTCGGTCCACGACCCCAAGGTGATCGGTGCCTACCTGCTGCACCACCACCTGAGTGCGGAACCGCTGGACCACTTCGTCCTGTTCGCCTCGATCGCCTCGCTGGTCACCACGGCCGGTCAGGCCAACTACGCGGCGGGCAACGCCTTCCTGGACGCGCTGGCACACCACCGCCGCGCCCGCGGCCTGCCCGCGCTGAGCCTGGACTGGGGCCCGTGGGCCACCGGCATGATCTCCGAGCTCGGGCTGATCGAGCACTACCGCAACAGCCGGGGCATGACCTCGCTGTCCCCGGACGCGGGCATGGCGGTGCTGGAGCGCGTCCTCGGGCAGGACCACGCCCAGTTGCTGATCGCGACCGTCGTCGACTGGCCGGTCTTCCTGGCCTGGTACCCCGAGCCGCCCACGCTGGTCACCGAACTGGCCGCGGCCGCAGGCAGCGCGGAAAGCGCCGAAGGCGGCAGCCTGCTCGAGGAATTCGCGGCAGTCGGCGAAGAACGGCGCGGGGAACTGGTGACCGAGCACCTCACCGCGCTGGTCGCGGACGTGCTGCGGGTACCGGCCGAACAGGTCGATCTTGCGCAGAATCTGCTTGCCCTGGGGCTGGATTCGCTGCTGGCGATGGAACTCCGGGCCCGCATCCACACCGAGCTGAAGACCGCACTGCCGGTCGTCACGCTGCTCGGTGGCACACCGATCGGCGACCTGGTCACCCACATCTGTGACAGCCTGGCCACCCTGGTCTCGGCCGAGGGCGAGGGGACCGGCGGCAGCGCGGTCGAGATCTTCGAGGACGAGACCGCGTACCCGCTGACCCAGAACCAGAAAGCGCTGTGGTTCCTCAAGCAGCTGCACCCCGACGGCTTCGCCTACAACATCGGCGGCGCGGTGGAGGTCCGGGTCGAACTCGACCCCGAGCTGATGTTCGAGGCCTACCGCGCGCTGGTCGAACGGCATCCCAGCCTGCGGGCCACTTTCACGCACGAGCGGGGACGGCCGGTCCAGCGGATCTCCGCCGAGGCCAACGCCGACGTGGCCCTGTTCGACGTGCAGGACCGCGGCTGGGACGAGATCTACCGGATGATCATCGCCGAGTACCGGGCGCCGTATGACCTGGAACGGGATCCGCTGATCCGGTTCCGGCTGTTCAAGCGGGGCGTGGATCGCTGGGTGATCGTCAAGGCGGTGCACCATGTCATCTCCGACGCGATCTCCACGTTCACCTTCATCGAGGAGCTGCTGGAGATCTACGAAGGCCTGCGCCAGGGCCGCCGGGTGCAGCTGCCGCCGGTGACCGCGCGCTACCTGGACTTCCTGAACTGGCAGAACAGGTTCCTGGCCTCCCCGGAGGCGGACCGGATGCTCGCCTACTGGCGGGATCATCTGCCTGCCGAGGTGCCCATGCTGGCCCTGCCCACGGACAAGCCGAGGCCGGCGGTGCAGAGCCACAACGGCGCTTCGGAGTTCTTCGCGCTGGACACCGACCTGAGCGCCCGGGTGCACGCTATGGCGCAGGAGCACAACACCACGGTGTACGTGGTCCTGATGGCGGCCTATTACCTGCTGCTGCACCGTTATTCGGGCCAGGACGACGTGATCGTCGGCAGCCCGGTGACCGGGCGTACGCAGGAGGAGTTCGCCTCGGTCTACGGCTACTTCGTCAACCCGCTGCCGTTGCGGGTCGACCTGGCCGGGGATCCCACGGTGGCCGAGCTGCTGGATCAGGTGCGCACGACTGTCCTCAATGGACTGGACAACCAGGAGTACCCGTTCGTGCTGCTGGTGGACAAGCTCGGCCTGCAGCACGACCCCAGCCGGTCGGCGGTGTTCCAGGCCATGTTCATCCTGCTGCACCACCGGGTGGCCACCGAGAAGTACGGCTACCGGCTGGACTACATCGAATTGCCCGAGGAGGAGGGCCAGTTCGACCTGACCCTGTCGGTGTACGAGGACGAGGCGGCGGGGCGCTTCCGCTGCGTGTTCAAGTACAACACCGACTTGTTCCTGCCCGAGACGATGACCCGCATCGCCGGGCACTACACCACCCTGCTCGGCGCTCTGACCAGCGCGGACGCCACAGCGCCCGCGAAGCGGACGGAGCTGCTCACCGCAGGGGAACGGCAGCGCATCCTGCGGCAGTGGAGCGGCGTTCGTGACGGGGTCGAAACCGCGGTCCCGGTGCACGAGCTGATCGGCCGGGCCGCCGTCGAGCATCCGGAGGCCGTCGCGGTGTCGGCGCCTGCCGAGTCGGGACCGGCCCGGCGGCTGACCTACGCCGAACTCGATCGGCGTTCGCGGGAACTGGCCGGGAAGCTGCGTGGCCTCGGCGTCGGGGCGGGCTCCCTGGTGGGATTGTTCCTGGACAAGACGCCGGATCTGGTCGTCGCGGTACTGGCCGTGCTGCGGGCGGGCGGGGCCTACCTGCCGCTGGATCCGGGGTACCCGGCCGAACGGCTGGCCTACATGACCGGCCACGCCGGCGCCCGGATCGTCCTGGCCGACCGGCCTGCCCCGGCCGGACTGGCCGAACGGGTGGTGACCCTGGCGGAACTGGCCGCTTCGGACGTCCCGCCGGCCGACCTTCCGTCCACAGTGGACCCGGCTGATCCGGCCTACGTCATCTACACCTCCGGGTCCACTGGTGAGCCGAAGGCGGTCGAGGTCGGCCACCACAACCTGGCCACGGCCTACCAGGCGTGGCGCCGGGAGTACCGGCTGGACACCGATGCCCGGGTGCACCTGCAGATGGCCAGCTTCTCCTTCGACGTGTTCACCGGCGACCTGGTCCGGGCGCTGTGCTCCGGCGGCACGCTGGTGCTCATCGGCCGGGAGCTGCTGTTCAACACCGCGCTGCTGTACCGCACGATGCTGGACGAGCGGGTCGACTGCGGCGAGTTCGTGCCGGCCGTGGTCCGCGGCCTGATGAGCTACTGCGAGCGCGAGGACAAGCGCCTGGACTTCCTGCGTCTGCTCGTCGTCGGCTCCGATGCCTGGAAGGTGGCGGAGTACCGGCGGCTGCGCGCGCTGGCCGGCGAGCAGACCAGGGTGATCAACTCCTACGGCCTGTCCGAGGCCACCATCGACAGCTCCTACTTCGAGGGGACGGCCGAGGATCTCGACCCGGCCATGATGGTGCCGATCGGGCAGCCGTTGCCGGGCAGTGCGCTGTACGTGCTCGACGAGCGCGGCGAACCCGTGCCGCCGGGTGTCTCCGGTGAGCTGTGGATCGGCGGCGACGGCGTGGCCACCGGTTACGTCGACGATCCGGAGCTGACCGCGCAGCGCTTCGTCACCCGGTCTCTGGACGGCGAGCAGGTGCGGCTCTACCGCACCGGCGACCTGGCGCGCTGGGATTCCGAGGGTGCCGTGCACCTGCTGGGCCGGGCCGATGCCCAGATCAAGGTGCGTGGCCACCGCATCGAGATCGGCGAGATCGAGACCAGGCTGGCCACCTGGCCGCAGCTGGCACAGGCCGTGGTCACGACGCGCACCGACGACGGGGACCACGGGGACACCGTGCTGTGCGCCTACTGCGTGCCGGTGCCCGGGACCGAGCTGGACCGGCACGGGCTGCGCGGTCACCTGACCGAGAGCCTGCCGACCTTCATGATCCCGTCCCACTTCGTCGAGCTGGCCGAACTGCCGCTGACCCCCAACGGCAAGGTCGACCTGGCCGCCCTGCCCACCCCGGACGGGGGAGCGGGCGAGCTGGCGCACGAACCGCCGGTCACCCTCTACGAACAGCGGATGGCCGAGCACTGGTGCGGGCTGCTCGGCCTGGAGCGGGCCGGGCGGCAGCAGGACTTCTTCGCCTCGGGCGGCAGCTCGATCAAGCTGATCGAGCTGATCTACCAC